The following coding sequences are from one Nicotiana tomentosiformis chromosome 3, ASM39032v3, whole genome shotgun sequence window:
- the LOC104100265 gene encoding ERAD-associated E3 ubiquitin-protein ligase HRD1B-like has product MVRLQTYAGLSIIATLAVIYHAFNSRGQFYPAMVYLSTSKISLVLLLNMGLALMCILWQLTKKIFLGSLREAEVERLNEQSWRELMEILFAITIFRQDFSVMFLAMVTALLLIKGLHWLAQKRVEYIETTPTVTTLSHVRIVSFLGFLLLIDSLFLYDSVSYLIQTRQASVSLFFAFEYMILVTTTVSTFVKYVFYISDMLMEGQWERKPVYTFYLELIRDLLHLSLYLCFFMVIFMNYGVPLHLIRELYETFRNFKIRVADYIRYRRITSNMNDRFPDATPEELDVSDATCIICREEMTTAKKLICGHLFHVHCLRSWLERQHTCPTCRALVVPAENGTNVVGSRPDAQQGPGSSGASTSQSAQANTVANNNVSQHQARLQAAAAAAAVYQKSFVYPSVPTLAWSPGYAPVPPYYCPTGSSVNVHPDGERASNEQSPQHQLANMPFAQYPQCGFLPFQYPGANNLSIPNAQLEAHKILLQQQIEVLQNQLKLLENPNTQKPADALGISDSKGKTISSENSQGQSEGA; this is encoded by the exons ATGGTGAGGTTACAAACTTATGCGGGGCTTAGCATAATAGCTACACTGGCCGTTATTTATCATGCGTTTAATAGCAGAGGCCAATTTTACCCAGCAATGGTTTATTTATCAACGTCCAAGATCAGTCTGGTTCTTCTTCTTAACATGGGTCTTGCCCTCATGTGCATTTTGTGGCAGCTGACTAAGAAAATCTTCCTTGGTTCTCTTCGAGAGGCTGAGGTGGAGAGGCTGAACGAGCAGTCTTGGAGGGAACTCATGGAAATACTTTTTGCCATCACAATTTTCCGGCAAGACTTCTCAGTTATGTTTCTTGCAATGGTAACTGCACTCTTGCTTATCAAGGGCTTGCACTGGTTGGCTCAAAAGAGGGTTGAGTATATTGAAACAACCCCAACTGTTACTACGTTGTCCCACGTTCGCATAGTCTCCTTCTTGGGCTTTCTCCTCCTCATAGACAGTCTCTTCTTGTACGACTCTGTCAGCTATTTGATTCAGACAAGACAGGCATCTGTTTCTCTATTCTTTGCATTCGA GTACATGATACTTGTGACAACAACTGTCTCAACTTTTGTAAAATATGTCTTCTACATAAGCGACATGCTTATGGAAGGACAATGGGAGAGGAAGCCTGTCTATACTTTCTACTTAGAACTTATCCGAGACTTGCTCCACTTGTCTCTGTACTTGTGCTTCTTCATGGTGATTTTCAT GAACTATGGCGTGCCCCTGCATTTGATTCGGGAGCTTTATGAGACATTCCGCAACTTCAAGATTCGAGTTGCCGATTACATACGCTATCGGAGGATCACTTCAAATATGAATGACCGTTTTCCAGATGCTACACCAGAAGAGCTCGATGT AAGTGATGCTACCTGCATCATATGTCGTGAGGAGATGACCACTGCTAAGAAACTTATTTGTGGGCATCTGTTTCATGTACATTGCCTCCGTTCATGGCTAGAGCGTCAACACACCTGTCCTACTTGCAGAGCCCTTGTTGTGCCagctgaaaatgggacgaatgtgGTAGGATCACGACCAGATGCTCAACAAG GCCCTGGATCAAGTGGTGCAAGTACATCTCAGAGTGCGCAGGCAAATACCGTGGCAAATAATAATGTTAGCCAACACCAGGCTAGACTCCAAGctgcagcagcagcagcagcagtttATCAGAAGTCCTTTGTTTACCCTTCTGTACCAACGCTAGCGTG GTCTCCTGGATATGCTCCAGTTCCTCCGTACTATTGTCCAACAGGCAGTTCTGTCAATGTGCACCCAGATGGGGAGCGGGCATCGAATGAACAGTCACCGCAACATCAGTTAGCAAATATGCCCTTTGCTCAATATCCACAATGTGGTTTCCTCCCTTTTCAGTATCCTGGTGCTAACAACCTTAGTATTCCAAATGCTCAACTTGAGGCCCATAAGATACTTTTACAGCAACAAATTGAG GTTCTGCAAAACCAGCTCAAGCTTTTAGAGAATCCAAACACACAGAAACCAGCAGATGCTTTAGGAATTTCTGATAGTAAGGGAAAAACAATTTCGTCAGAGAACTCCCAAGGACAAAGCGAAGGTGCATAA